One Azoarcus sp. DN11 DNA segment encodes these proteins:
- a CDS encoding DUF4160 domain-containing protein: protein MAPTVLREGQFRLFFFSREEPRIHVHVSHPDGEAKYWLTPEVHLATSVGLNQRQLREAQSIIEAHLGEIADAWQRHFGA, encoded by the coding sequence ATGGCACCCACCGTTCTGCGCGAAGGTCAGTTCCGTCTCTTTTTCTTCTCTCGAGAGGAACCGCGCATCCATGTCCATGTGTCTCATCCTGACGGTGAGGCAAAGTATTGGCTGACGCCCGAAGTTCACTTGGCTACGTCTGTCGGCCTGAACCAGCGGCAGCTTCGCGAAGCCCAATCGATCATTGAAGCCCACCTTGGGGAGATTGCAGATGCCTGGCAACGTCATTTCGGCGCCTGA
- a CDS encoding helix-turn-helix domain-containing protein, with amino-acid sequence MLAALRRHHWQVTVTARELGMSRATFYRKMARLQIVSPNRREFDA; translated from the coding sequence ATGCTCGCGGCGCTGCGCCGTCATCACTGGCAAGTCACCGTCACCGCACGCGAACTCGGCATGTCCCGTGCGACCTTCTACCGCAAGATGGCGCGGCTGCAGATCGTCAGTCCGAACCGAAGGGAGTTCGATGCGTGA
- a CDS encoding DUF2442 domain-containing protein yields the protein MPGNVISAPEVTHVSKHGFWLLLADEELLLPFELFPWFRRATIEQLTHVEWPSPDHLYWPDLDIDLSLESIRRPDAFPLVSKPAD from the coding sequence ATGCCTGGCAACGTCATTTCGGCGCCTGAAGTTACCCATGTGTCGAAACATGGTTTCTGGCTGTTGCTCGCCGATGAAGAACTTCTTCTTCCGTTCGAACTGTTTCCCTGGTTCAGACGCGCCACGATAGAGCAACTCACCCACGTCGAATGGCCGTCACCTGACCATCTCTACTGGCCGGACCTGGATATCGATCTCTCGCTCGAGTCGATCCGCCGCCCTGACGCCTTTCCTCTAGTCTCGAAACCAGCGGACTGA
- a CDS encoding thiazole synthase, translating into MHTLSAGDDPLVVGGRTYRSRLLVGTGKYRDFAHTRAALDASGAEIVTVAIRRTNIGQQPGEPNLLDVLPPDRFTILPNTAGCYTAEDAIRTLRLARELLDGHDLVKLEVLGDRDTLYPNMPETLRAAECLVKDGFRVMVYCADDPVQARILEDFGCVAIMPLASLIGSGMGILNPWNLGLIIDRAKVPVIVDAGVGTASDAAIAMELGCDGVLMNTAIAAAGDPVRMADAMGKAVVAGREAFLAGRMPRKFYSASPSSPMSGLIG; encoded by the coding sequence ATGCACACACTGTCCGCGGGCGACGACCCGCTCGTGGTCGGCGGGCGCACCTATCGCTCGCGCCTCTTGGTCGGCACCGGAAAGTACCGCGACTTCGCGCACACCCGCGCCGCGCTCGACGCCAGCGGCGCCGAGATCGTCACGGTCGCCATCCGCCGCACCAACATCGGCCAACAGCCGGGCGAACCGAATCTTCTCGACGTGCTGCCGCCGGACCGCTTCACGATCCTGCCGAACACCGCGGGCTGCTACACGGCCGAGGACGCCATCCGCACGCTCCGCCTCGCACGAGAACTCCTCGACGGCCACGACCTCGTGAAGCTCGAAGTCCTCGGCGACCGCGATACGCTCTACCCGAACATGCCTGAGACGTTGCGCGCCGCCGAGTGCCTCGTGAAGGATGGCTTCCGCGTGATGGTGTATTGCGCCGATGATCCCGTGCAGGCGCGCATCCTCGAAGATTTCGGCTGCGTCGCGATCATGCCGCTAGCGTCCTTGATCGGCTCCGGCATGGGCATCCTCAATCCATGGAACCTCGGCCTCATCATCGATCGCGCCAAAGTGCCGGTGATCGTCGATGCCGGCGTCGGCACCGCGTCGGATGCGGCGATTGCGATGGAGCTGGGCTGTGACGGCGTGCTGATGAACACCGCGATCGCAGCCGCCGGAGACCCCGTCAGGATGGCCGACGCGATGGGCAAGGCGGTCGTTGCGGGGCGCGAGGCCTTCCTCGCCGGGCGAATGCCGCGCAAGTTCTACAGCGCGTCTCCGAGTTCGCCAATGAGCGGGTTGATAGGGTAG
- the thiS gene encoding sulfur carrier protein ThiS: MTGIVVNGRAMPIPGGGCVIDLVEALGHTGKRIAVELNGDIVPRGRYREVALNAGDRIEIVIAVGGG, from the coding sequence ATGACCGGAATCGTCGTGAATGGCCGCGCGATGCCGATCCCGGGCGGCGGCTGCGTCATCGACCTCGTCGAAGCGCTCGGCCACACCGGCAAGCGTATCGCCGTCGAACTCAACGGCGACATCGTGCCGCGCGGCCGCTACCGCGAAGTCGCGCTCAACGCGGGCGACCGCATCGAAATCGTCATCGCAGTCGGGGGAGGCTGA
- a CDS encoding thiamine pyrophosphate-dependent dehydrogenase E1 component subunit alpha: MSETLNRESLLKAYRIMRTIREFEERVHTDFATGEIPGFVHLYAGEEASATGVCMHLTGADYIASTHRGHGHCIAKGVDPVGMMAEIWGKATGTCKGKGGSMHIADLSVGMLGANGIVGGGGPLICGTALAAKLRGTKDVGVCFFGDGASNQGTIFEAMNLAAVWNLPAIFIAENNGYAEATSSKYSVPCENIADRAPAFGMPGVIVDGFDFFAMHQAAGEAIKRAREGGGPTLLEVKLSRYYGHFEGDQQTYRASGEVQKLRETKDCLLQFRRRVTADGEITNEQLDAIDREVKSMIDDSVVRAKADPKPAPAELLTDVYVSY; this comes from the coding sequence ATGAGCGAGACACTGAACCGCGAGAGCCTGCTCAAGGCTTACCGGATCATGCGCACGATCCGCGAGTTCGAGGAGCGCGTGCATACCGACTTCGCCACCGGCGAGATTCCCGGCTTCGTGCATCTGTATGCCGGCGAGGAAGCGTCCGCGACTGGCGTGTGCATGCACCTGACGGGCGCCGACTATATCGCCAGCACCCACCGCGGCCACGGCCATTGCATCGCGAAGGGCGTGGATCCGGTCGGGATGATGGCGGAGATATGGGGCAAGGCCACCGGCACCTGCAAGGGCAAGGGCGGCTCGATGCACATCGCGGACCTGTCGGTCGGGATGCTCGGCGCGAACGGCATCGTCGGCGGCGGCGGCCCGCTGATCTGCGGTACCGCGCTGGCGGCGAAGCTGCGCGGCACGAAGGACGTTGGCGTGTGCTTCTTCGGCGATGGCGCATCCAACCAGGGGACGATCTTCGAGGCGATGAACCTCGCCGCGGTGTGGAATCTGCCGGCGATCTTCATCGCCGAGAACAACGGCTACGCCGAGGCGACCTCGTCGAAGTACTCCGTGCCCTGCGAGAACATCGCCGACCGCGCGCCGGCCTTCGGCATGCCGGGCGTGATCGTCGACGGCTTCGACTTCTTTGCCATGCATCAGGCGGCAGGCGAGGCGATCAAGCGCGCCCGTGAAGGCGGCGGACCGACGCTGCTGGAAGTGAAGCTCTCCCGCTACTACGGCCACTTCGAGGGCGACCAGCAGACCTACCGCGCGTCGGGTGAGGTGCAGAAGCTGCGCGAAACCAAGGACTGCCTGCTGCAGTTCCGCCGCCGCGTGACGGCCGACGGCGAGATCACGAACGAGCAGCTCGACGCGATCGACCGCGAGGTGAAGTCGATGATCGACGACTCGGTGGTACGCGCGAAGGCCGATCCCAAGCCCGCGCCGGCCGAGCTCCTGACCGACGTCTACGTCTCGTACTAA
- a CDS encoding alpha-ketoacid dehydrogenase subunit beta, which produces MARRSTYQQAINEALDQEMGRDPRVIIMGEDNAGGAGAPGEEDAWGGVLGVTKGLFHKYPGRVLDTPISESGYVGAAVGAACNGLRPVAELMFVDFIGVCFDQIYNQAAKFRYMFGGKAETPVVIRAMYGAGFRAAAQHSQCLYNMFTHIPGLKVVVPSNPYDAKGLLIQSIRDNDPVIFLEHKVLYTMEGDVPEESYTVPFGEANVAREGDDVTIVALGRMVNQALTAAAALQKKGIHCEVIDPRTTSPLDEDTILESVEKTGRLVIVDESTPRCSMASDIAGIVAQKAFGALKAPIEQVTAPHVPVPFSDALEDLYVPSPARIEAAVTRVKEYR; this is translated from the coding sequence ATGGCAAGAAGGAGCACCTACCAGCAGGCCATCAACGAGGCGCTGGACCAGGAAATGGGGCGCGACCCGCGCGTCATCATCATGGGCGAGGACAACGCCGGCGGCGCCGGTGCGCCCGGCGAGGAGGACGCATGGGGCGGCGTGCTCGGCGTCACCAAGGGACTCTTCCACAAGTACCCGGGGCGCGTGCTCGATACACCGATCTCGGAATCCGGCTACGTCGGCGCGGCGGTCGGTGCCGCGTGCAACGGACTGCGCCCGGTCGCGGAGCTGATGTTCGTCGACTTCATCGGCGTGTGCTTCGACCAGATCTACAACCAGGCGGCTAAATTCCGCTACATGTTCGGCGGCAAGGCCGAGACGCCGGTCGTGATCCGCGCGATGTACGGCGCGGGTTTCCGCGCGGCGGCGCAGCACTCGCAGTGCCTGTACAACATGTTCACGCACATCCCCGGGCTGAAGGTCGTCGTGCCGTCGAACCCCTACGATGCGAAGGGCCTGCTGATCCAGTCGATCCGCGACAACGACCCGGTGATCTTCCTCGAGCACAAGGTGTTGTACACGATGGAAGGCGACGTGCCGGAGGAGAGCTACACCGTGCCTTTCGGCGAGGCGAACGTCGCGCGCGAAGGGGATGACGTGACGATCGTCGCGCTCGGGCGGATGGTGAATCAGGCGCTGACTGCCGCCGCGGCGCTGCAGAAGAAAGGCATCCACTGCGAAGTGATCGACCCGCGCACGACGTCGCCGCTCGACGAGGACACGATCCTCGAAAGCGTCGAGAAGACCGGGCGCCTCGTGATCGTCGATGAATCGACGCCCCGCTGCAGCATGGCCTCCGACATCGCCGGCATCGTCGCGCAGAAGGCCTTCGGCGCACTGAAGGCGCCGATCGAGCAGGTCACCGCGCCGCACGTGCCCGTGCCCTTCAGCGACGCGCTGGAAGATCTTTACGTTCCGAGTCCGGCCCGCATCGAAGCGGCCGTCACCCGAGTCAAGGAGTACCGCTGA
- the lipA gene encoding lipoyl synthase, which translates to MQSTIPGTGARGAAKLARIPVRIDPAVASAPRPGWLRARDPGTPEVLRLQAVLREHRLYTVCEEAACPNIGECFGNGTATFMILGSICTRRCPYCDVAHGRPLAPDADEPHELAAVVAAMRLRYVVITSVDRDDLRDGGAGHFADCIAAVRAAVPGIRIEVLTPDFRGREAVALDRLAASPPDVFNHNIETLPRLYRAARPGGDYAGSLALIQTVKRRLPQVPTKSGLMLGLGETDDEVLSTLRDLRAHDCDIVTLGQYLRPSSAHLPVDRYVSPEAFASLREAALDMGFAEVAAGPLVRSSYRADAVAHAATRGAIAAEGTAA; encoded by the coding sequence ATGCAATCCACCATTCCCGGAACGGGCGCACGCGGCGCTGCGAAGCTCGCGCGCATCCCGGTCCGCATCGATCCAGCGGTCGCCTCCGCGCCGCGCCCCGGCTGGCTGCGCGCGCGCGATCCAGGCACGCCCGAAGTGCTGCGGCTGCAGGCCGTGCTGCGCGAGCATCGCCTGTACACCGTGTGCGAAGAGGCCGCCTGCCCGAATATCGGCGAATGCTTCGGCAATGGCACGGCCACCTTCATGATCCTCGGTAGCATCTGCACACGCCGCTGTCCCTACTGCGACGTTGCCCACGGCCGGCCGCTCGCGCCGGACGCGGACGAGCCGCACGAGCTCGCCGCGGTCGTCGCCGCGATGCGGCTCCGCTACGTCGTGATCACCTCGGTCGATCGTGATGACCTGCGCGACGGCGGCGCCGGCCATTTCGCCGACTGCATCGCGGCGGTGCGTGCGGCGGTTCCCGGCATCCGCATCGAAGTGCTGACGCCGGACTTCCGCGGCCGCGAAGCCGTCGCGCTCGACCGCCTCGCCGCGTCACCGCCGGACGTCTTCAACCACAACATCGAGACCTTGCCACGCCTCTATCGCGCCGCGCGGCCCGGTGGCGACTACGCCGGCTCGCTCGCGCTGATCCAGACCGTCAAGCGCCGCCTGCCGCAAGTGCCCACAAAATCCGGACTGATGCTGGGCTTGGGCGAGACCGACGACGAAGTCCTCTCGACGCTGCGCGACTTGCGCGCGCACGACTGCGACATCGTCACGCTCGGCCAGTACCTGCGCCCGTCGAGCGCGCACCTGCCGGTCGACCGCTACGTGTCCCCCGAAGCTTTCGCGAGCCTGCGTGAGGCCGCGCTCGACATGGGGTTCGCCGAAGTCGCCGCGGGGCCGCTGGTGCGCTCGTCCTACCGCGCCGATGCCGTGGCCCATGCTGCGACCCGTGGCGCAATAGCGGCTGAGGGCACTGCCGCATGA
- a CDS encoding acetoin dehydrogenase dihydrolipoyllysine-residue acetyltransferase subunit, protein MPTIHKLTMPKWGLSMQEGKVNGWLKEVGDAIAVGEEIVEVESEKIAGAVEASVAGVLRRQIASAEDVLPVGGLLGIVADAEVPDAEIDAAVADFLANFTPDSGEDEDAGPKPEKIEVGGRRLRYLKRGEGGEPMILIHGFGGDLNNWLFNHEALAADRAVYALDLPGHGESAKDVGDGSLATLATAVTGFMDVEGIESAHFVGHSMGGAVSLAVAQAAPARVKSLTLIASAALGDEINGAYIDGFVAAADRRALKPVLTQLFSDAGLVTRQLIDDMLKYKRLEGVDVALRTISGTLFEHGRQATVLASVASDLGKPVLVIWGENDQIIPVAHAHAAGKRALVEVLAGQGHMVQMEAANEVNRLITRFLDA, encoded by the coding sequence ATGCCCACGATTCACAAGCTCACCATGCCGAAGTGGGGCCTCTCGATGCAGGAGGGGAAGGTCAACGGCTGGTTGAAGGAGGTCGGCGACGCGATCGCCGTGGGCGAGGAGATCGTCGAGGTCGAGAGCGAGAAGATCGCGGGCGCGGTCGAGGCCTCGGTCGCAGGCGTGCTGCGCCGGCAGATCGCGTCGGCCGAGGACGTGCTGCCGGTGGGCGGGCTGCTCGGCATCGTCGCGGACGCCGAGGTGCCGGATGCGGAGATCGACGCGGCGGTCGCGGACTTTCTCGCGAACTTCACGCCGGATAGCGGGGAAGACGAGGATGCCGGGCCGAAGCCCGAGAAGATCGAAGTCGGTGGTCGCAGGCTGCGTTATCTGAAACGGGGGGAGGGTGGCGAGCCGATGATCCTCATCCACGGCTTCGGCGGCGACCTCAACAACTGGCTCTTCAACCACGAAGCGTTGGCGGCCGATCGGGCAGTGTATGCGCTCGACCTGCCGGGCCACGGCGAATCGGCGAAGGACGTTGGCGACGGCTCGCTTGCGACGCTCGCCACCGCCGTGACCGGCTTCATGGACGTGGAGGGGATCGAGTCCGCGCACTTCGTCGGCCATTCGATGGGCGGCGCAGTGTCGCTCGCCGTCGCGCAGGCGGCGCCCGCGCGCGTGAAATCGCTGACGCTGATCGCGAGTGCGGCGCTCGGTGACGAGATCAACGGCGCCTACATCGACGGCTTCGTCGCGGCCGCGGACCGCCGCGCATTGAAACCCGTGCTGACCCAGCTCTTCTCGGACGCGGGCCTCGTAACGCGCCAGCTCATCGACGACATGCTGAAGTACAAGCGCCTCGAAGGCGTCGACGTGGCGCTGCGCACGATCTCCGGGACGCTCTTCGAGCATGGGCGCCAGGCGACGGTGCTGGCGTCGGTTGCATCGGATCTTGGCAAGCCGGTGCTGGTGATCTGGGGTGAGAACGACCAGATCATCCCGGTGGCCCACGCGCATGCCGCGGGCAAGCGGGCACTCGTCGAAGTGCTGGCGGGGCAGGGCCACATGGTGCAGATGGAAGCAGCGAACGAGGTCAATCGCCTCATCACACGCTTCCTCGACGCGTAA